The Siniperca chuatsi isolate FFG_IHB_CAS linkage group LG9, ASM2008510v1, whole genome shotgun sequence genome includes a region encoding these proteins:
- the dscc1 gene encoding sister chromatid cohesion protein DCC1 produces MRTLEEVQATLQIAKLKEEDLQKTIHCLSFGENVSSADYCLMELDDTLCKHIEAGQSLVIRGDKDERAVLCSGDKTYDLKIADTSNLLLFVPGCRTPDQLTNSQDSPHLAHTQIWGFCNSYWELRKQRPKLKKLKKLLMENPYEGPALGGQEENTENRYTMQDLLERIQASEEETKTQLEIIHACQIDGYWRVLDFDYEMKLLGHVTQLVDSESWSFNKVPLQTSLEELAPLEPKEMIEHCLNCYGKRYTENDKVFYALHEDKVCRGVALLLLQNAVKFNLREFQEVWQQSVPEGMSTRLDQLKSVALVDRTSRPETICLLRVEDLPEDTLERFNHLFTLREKWTEDDITPYIQDLCGEKQTTGALLTKYARSSMQNGIKVFNSRRPVAT; encoded by the exons ATGAGAACTTTAGAAGAGGTTCAGGCCACTCTGCAGATCGCCAAGCTGAAAGAGGAGGATCTACAGAAAACTATTCACTGTCTGTCTTTTGGGGAAAACGTCTCATCTGCAGACTACTGCCTGATGGAGCTGGACGACACACTGTGCAAACACATTGAAGCTGGGCAAAG tcTAGTGATTCGAGGGGATAAGGATGAGCGTGCAGTTCTCTGTAGCGGTGACAAGACGTATGATCTAAAAATAGCCGACACAtctaacctgctgctgtttgtacCGGGATGCAGAACCCCGGACCAACTAACTAACAGCCAGGACAGCCCTCATTTGGCGCACACTCAG ATCTGGGGATTTTGTAACAGCTACTGGGAACTGAGGAAACAGCGTCCTAAACTGAAGAAACTGAAGAAGCTTTTAATGGAGAATCCTTATGAAGGACCTGCTTTAGGGGGGCAGGAGGAGAATACAGAAAACAGG TACACAATGCAGGATCTGTTGGAGAGGATCCAGGCCAGTGAAGAGGAGACAAAGACCCAATTAGAGATCATCCATGCCTGTCAGATAGATG GCTACTGGCGCGTGCTGGACTTTGATTACGAGATGAAGCTACTCGGTCATGTGACTCAGCTGGTAGATTCTGAGTCGTGGTCCTTCAACAAGGTTCCCCTTCAAACCAGTCTGGAAGAGTTAGCTCCACTGGAACCCAA aGAGATGATCGAGCACTGTTTGAACTGCTATGGGAAACGCTATACTGAAAACg ACAAAGTTTTTTATGCGCTACACGAGGATAAAGTATGTCGTGGCGTGgcgctactgctgctgcaaaacGCTGTCAAGTTCAACCTGAGGGAGTTTCAGGAAGTCTGGCAGCAGAGTGTCCCAGAGGGCATGAGCACAAGACTGGACCAGCTAAAG AGTGTCGCCCTTGTGGACCGCACCTCCCGTCCAGAGACCATCTGCCTGCTGCGAGTGGAGGATCTCCCAGAGGACACGCTGGAGCGCTTCAACCACCTCTTCACACTCCGTGAGAAATGGACAGAAGACGACATCACGCCATATATACA GGACCTGTGTGGAGAGAAACAGACCACCGGAGCCCTCCTGACCAAATATGCTCGATCTTCAATGCAAAATGGGATCAAGGTCTTCAACTCCAGAAGGCCTGTGGCTACATGA
- the mrpl13 gene encoding 39S ribosomal protein L13, mitochondrial, producing the protein MSSFSRSAQQWATFARSWFLIDARMQPPGKIATMCSVRLQGKHKPIYHALSDCGDHVVVINTKNIAFSGNKWEQKVYSSHTGYPGGFKQLTAAQLHQKDPKAIVKLAVYGMLPRNLHRRTMMQRLHIFPDDELPDDILANLTEELPQPREIPKKLSEYTQEEIDAFPRLWTPPEDYKMK; encoded by the exons ATGTCAAGTTTCTCCAGATCTGCCCAG caATGGGCGACCTTCGCTCGATCCTGGTTCCTGATTGATGCCAGGATGCAGCCTCCTGGGAAGATCGCAACCATGTGTTCTGTTAGATTACAGGGGAAACACAAGCCCATCTACCATGCACTGA GTGACTGTGGTGACCATGTAGTAGTAATAAACACCAAAAACATAGCTTTCTCTGGAAACAAATGGGAGCAGAAAGTGTACTCATCACACACGGG GTATCCAGGTGGATTCAAACAACTCACAGCTGCCCAGCTCCACCAAAAAGACCCAAAAGCT ATTGTGAAGTTAGCCGTTTACGGCATGCTGCCAAGGAATCTGCACCGACGCACCATGATGCAGCGATTACACATCTTTCCTGATGAT GAGCTGCCAGACGACATCCTAGCCAACCTGACGGAGGAGCTGCCTCAGCCCAGAGAAATCCCCAAGAAACTCAGCGAGTACACGCAGGAGGAGATAGACGCCTTCCCCAGGCTGTGGACACC ACCTGAAGACTACAAGATGAAATGA